The DNA sequence GCTGAGTTCCGTAAGGGCTGGTACTTGGGGTTCGTGGTGTGTCAACCCCGCAAGGAGCGAGAGGTCTTTTTGGAATGACTATACCAATATTGGGAGCCTTGCCTTTAGATGGCTTCGTGGGCTTTGTTGTTTGACCACGACCATAGAGTGGGACTAGAGAGGATTCGGAGACTTCAGTTTTGCAAACAGGGCACTGTGGCTGTTTTTGGTTCTCTTGGCTTTCAGAAGACGGAGTCTGGAACTGAATCCACTTGTATATGCATGGCCAGCAGTATAGATGGCCACACAGGGTCACCACCGGATCGTGCACAGAGTCTAAGCATATGCTGCAGTCAAAGTTACCACAGGACTTGTTTTCAGACTCTGAGACCTCGGAAACAGGATTCCATTTTCCAAATGAACATTTATCGTCTCCAATGGAGTTGGACTGGACCACCGCATCTTCAAAGTATTGCTCTGTTGCCATCTTAATGGATTGGGGTAGATGTATTCTTGAGTTGCTTAAATCTGAAACATGGAAAAGAGAAAAGGGTTAATTAACTTGACATGATTGGGGGATCTCAACCACAAGCAACCAAAGTAAACAAACAGAGAACCAACGCGAAAAACGGAAGTTGAGGTTTTAATTGTACAAGATAAGTCAAGGTGCTGTAGAAAAATTAAACAGATAATAGATCAGATGGATTAGATTTATCTATTATAATCTATCCTTCTAGAAAGACTAGCACAAGATTTTCCATTCTCTAATGGGGATACTGGCCCCCAACTAAGTTTTTGGAACAATTAAATATCAAGCTTGGACTACCAAGATTTAGAAATTGCAATCTTGTTACAATCAGAAAATTCCAACTCAAGTCTATTTCAGATGAAAGTATGTGAGAAAGCTTGACACATGTAGATTAGGTGAGAATTAGGCACAGCTAATTATAAAAAAGTTTATATGTTCAACTGCTTAAAATGGATGGGGAAAACCTAacaaaagtattttttttttcttctagaacAGCACCAAATACCAAATAGAGACACACCAAGTTGATATCAAATTGTAAATCATACACTTTTGTATACCTTATAGGATTTACTTTTGCAAAGAACACACTGACTTATGTTTCAATCATCATATAAAAGCAGAAACCAGAAACTGCAAAAATTTTGAGCAAGATTGTGCGATTTGGTTCGTTCTAAGAGCACGAAAAACCCGACCCTCTTCGATTTCTTGGAGTCCAAGAGTCCCGGAATCACATACTCAAGAATCAAAATAAAGTAGCaaataagaaagaagaaaacccaGCCAAAGAGCAACAGCCAAATATATAAAAGAAGTAACAGTCACAAATGGGGTGTGAGTGAGAGAAAAAGTTGATGTTGAATGCATACCAGCAAGAGTAGAGAAGTGGGTTTTGTTTGTGAAGGCGTAATAAGAGCTTTGAAGCTTCAACGGCGGAACACAGAGAACGAGAGGCTTGAGAAGAACGAAGAACGGAGAATGGAAAGGATGATAGGAAAGAGGCAATGGGGTtgcaatatatatagagagacaAAACATATCACGTCTCGGGAGAATAGATTTGTTATtaaatttcatagaaatgatAAATCCATGAGGAGCCATCACTTTGTTTAGTTGTTATCACTTCGCTCTCCACGCACGCTTCCGGCTTATCTCTCCCTTGGAGTCTTGGTATGCGATAAGTTCCAACACCACCCTCTCTCCGTTGTTTACGTGGCACCCAtcatccattttttttctttctttttttctttcttcattgcCTTCTGCGTACATTTCTGTTGCCCTTTTCCCCCTTTATTTTGACAGAAATATAAAGTAAATTTTCATGAGGGGACAAAAAAGATTCCCTTAAAGTGTTTACAgttttatgataaaaaaaaattttaattttaattttaaaataattaattttgagAGTCTCTACAAATTCTTGTAATCAACGTATCTACAATTTCTTATAATCAATTGcaagaaatattaaaaatatttatCTCTCGCAAGTCCTCAATTTCTTGGAGAATTCAACTGCTAGTTTGGGACATAAGATTGTGTGCTCAGTTTGATTATAATCTTTAGACTTACTTTTAGAGAAGTTAATTCTTTAGCTAATCACTTGACTTTGATAGCTTATAATCATCAGAATCTTAAAATTTGGTTCTTTTGTTTACTGGTTTCGTTGTCCCTAGCATTCTATTTGAATCAACTGAGAATGAGTGTAGTttgtggttttgttttgtaaaaTAAAATGCATCAAAATAAAATGCACCATGTTTCAAATAAATCAAATTGAACCACTTTGCAATGCTTGTCAGCACTTGACAACGAGTATGGAACACCATCTCTACCTCTCAAACACTCTATCTTCTTCTAGTCTTGTCATGGTATCAACTCTCAGGTCACTGTTGTCAATGATGTATTGATGTATTGATGTATAGGGGATGATTTCGTCTGGAACACAAAAGTATACCCATCTTTTTGACCGGGGGCAATCACGGGTTATGGGGAATCAAAAATCGAAGCACTCCTCTATCAGAAATTTGCATAATAATTATATCATTTATATGCAACTTGATAGCTTGACTCCGTCAGCAATCTATCTTCTAGAAGCAAGTGCATTATGCGATAGATTATATGTATGGTGCTATTAAATGATTTAAACCCCAACAGTGCTATTAAATGATTTAAACCCCAACAGCACAGAAaggagaaaataagaatattgtTATGATTATTCAAGTGCTTCCGATTACAGTTGTCCTCTTCCACCATCCATACCACTTGTATACTGtatactttgttttttctttgatgGCTTTTATATTTCAATTCTGTAAACATTTAAGACAGGAAACGGGAAGCCAATCGCttcaaaccctaaaacaaaaacaaatgcatATACCAGTTCTACAAGCActgcatacatacatacatagtTGTATACGTACACCACAAACCCCAAATAATTAAAGGCCATTAGTGACAAATGAATCATTTGCCGTCCaatgataatattttcttatgatAAGTGATCATCATTCTTGCATCTAGTTGAATTTGCAATTACTCTTAATAGTTGACCATTTAGTTTCTTTTAGTGGTTGACATAATTTTCCATGTATCTTCATGCCACCATTTGGTAGAGAGTCAATGCCGTTTACATGtaattttattaatgaattCTTGGGCTCCCATTATGAAGTGTCTTTTtttattccaaaaaaataaaaataaaactttgagGTAATTCAATTCCTgtgtttttcactttttctggTGTTGGTATCTCCTATTTTGGAAtaattaaaatagaaaaattcctatttaattattaaaatagaaaaattctgTCTAACAGTTAATAAAAAAAGTGACATTTTTTAATTGGTAGCGACCCAATATTTATACGTGGATAATCCGATAATCCTATGAATCAATTGAAGTGGTAGAAGCTAGGCACGAGCCACGAGAGAAGAGAAACAAGTAGCATTCTAGCAAGTAGCAAAGGGGCTTTGAACCAGTGTTCTGGAAGCAACTCCGAAGTCGTCCAGCTGAACAGATGTACGTATGACCTCCTGACATGTGGCCTGCTGATAGCAAAAACATAAAGCCAATAAAATATGTACGTGTTCATACGTGGAATGAGATGATTGATGGAATGAATCCaatcaaagtcaacaaaatataATCTTCTAGAAGGAgagtatatataaatatgtgttttataaaaataaaaaataaaaaaataaaaaagagcttCCCCCACAAATACTGGTAATAGTAATTGATGGCCTGATGTGTCTGAGTGGGACGGTTGATTGGAAGTGCACAAGGAGACAATGGCGGTGGTATCAAGTTCAATGTTGTGGTCTTTGAGCATTGAGTGTGTGTCGATCAGTCTTCATTACGAGGCTGACTTGACGTCCACAATATTTCTAGATCCATCCTCCACTCATCTTCGCTCCACCTTCGTCTTCCACTAATTCCTCTTTTGGTGATGAGAAATTCTGTTTGGTCTCCAAGCTTCTCTTCCTTTTGTTCTATTAACAAAACGATAGTAtattaagacaaaaaaaaaaaactacatatataactttatttgtttctaaagataaaattataatttaaaaTACGGAATCTTAATCTTAAAACTAAGCAGGCTTGGGATGAGTTTAGGCTTTTAGATTTTATGTGGCCAAAGGTAAGTTAATTTGTCAATGAATAGATTGGTTAGAGTAATGGTAGGTAAATCACTTTTTTGAGTATCACTTGCATCCCAACTGATGTGGCAAAAAATCTAACCTATcacagaatttcattaaatgaCTTAGTTGTGTCACATCAACTACCACATAAAGTAGGATGCATGTGGTACTCAAAAAAGGTGGTTCACCTAGCATTATTTGAATGGTTATGAGTTTAGTGAGATATGTGATAGGATCATAAGAATAATGAACACCCTATTTGATACTCCTAAATAGGGTTTGCTGGGTTTGCTTCTTCTAAAATGGCGAAGGTACTCCTCAAATGATCGGCATGAatgaaaatttgatgaaaaacaGTATATTTAACAAACAAAATGCAAATACAGTTAATAAAAGAATTTGGGTGCAAATTTATAAGGTGAAAATTGACAAATTTGGTCAAAttaagaatttaaaattgtattTACACCGTAGATCAAACGCGTCTTATACATTATATATACCGTGTCAATTTTGATGAAGTAATCTGATTGAGTAGTCTAGTATTATTATTGCCGCAAAGCCATATATAATGGCAAACTAATAATGCAGATGGATTAGTTTATGATTTAAGCTGTCAAAGGATAAACGACCATTGGAGGCCGTAATGCCGGAGTACTGCATCTGTAACATGGCAACATACAAATTTAATAATCGAGTCTTCTGTTTGTATAGACAGAGTCGGCCTATAATTTAAGTTATCCATGTAATTGCATACAGTATCCTGCAGCTTATGCATTGGGGTCATATTCCTTGTACCTATTACAATTCTGAAACTCACCACCGCTTCCCATTCCTATGTGGATCTCGGATCAAATTGACCTCTTATCCCTTCTCTTGCACTCAAACTCATAAGGAATTATATTATCTTAGTAATATAACATATGCTGGGGTACTTAATATCAATAATGCTCCTAAGCTATGAAATTATTCAAAGCGAGGTGTTAATTATGCACTTCATAAAATACTAGTAGCGACCGGTAGTTGTTTGTTCATTACTTAATAAAAGCTTCTAGAAACTAGAAACCCTTTGCCATCCTCTATTATATTATTTTGAGAGCAACCTAGCTGATACGATGGAATAAATAGTACCTAGCTGATACGATGGAATAAATAGTAGGAAAACCACTTCTCCCTTCTTCTTTTAGTTCTTTTGCATGGACTCTAGGAAAGCTAGAATTCTTATCAATAGATCCGACTAAGTATAAACAAGGTCGGAATCAGGATTTGTATCTTAGGGGATCGAGATATAAATTAaaggattaaattatgtttagtccatGTACTATGACCCTTttttcgtttcagtccctgacattcttaattaatctgaaaagtccttAACGTCAAAATTTCTGTCTGATTGGTCCCTCTcgcgtcaaattaggagttgacCTTAGGTGAAATGTCAAATATGCCCCtctgttatttttttcctttttaatttctttttttctttttaatttcttttttgctttttcttctttttttcttgttcctttttaatttctttttttccttttttttttcttttcgttttgcctactttctccttcctcaacccaccaatcccaTTCCGATCAAACTCTACAACCTAtctgtttctctccccaaattgaaaccaaacccagtAAAGACCTAGCTTGGCAGTGTAGAGATAGACATCGAACAAAATCAAGAGGTTAGGAGCTGATCgatcacttcttcaccttctttAATTTGACGCCATCTCCCTCTGTTGGGATCTGCCCTCGCCTCCATCGTCGTCGACGCCATCTTCCAAACACAAGCAGATCCCAATCAGCTCGGAAATTCACCGCTAaaccactcccctcttgttttcacagcctacttctctctctcccactcaaatctcactttctctctccacatcaagcctcaatttggaaacttttcatTGAAAAATACCATTTTTTCAGCCCctgaggtttttgggtcttgctcaaaatggtgatttggattttgagtCTGGTTGAAATGATAgtttttgatggccaagttgaccaaaaccagaagtgaagaagaagaatagtgatggaaaagaaaaatggttgtcggcgtggagaacaataattgggGTATCGAGTCGATCTGGATTAGTTCGCCGACGTGGCGCTACCGATGTAGTAGGATacgatggtcattaaaaaggaaaaagaaaagaaaaaggaaaaaagaaattaaaaaggaaaaaagaaaaataaaaaaaggaaaaggaaaaaagaaattaaaaaggaaaaagaaaaaagaaaaaaaaaaaagggctgcCGGCGTGGAGAACAAGAATTGGGGTTTCAGGTCGATCTGGATTGGTGGCGCTACCAATGCAGCAGGATacgatggtcattaaaaaggaaaaagaaaaaagaaaaaaggaaaaaaataaattaaaaaggaaaaatgaaaaataaaaaaggaaaagaaaaaagcaaaaaaggaaaaaaagaaattaaaaaggaaaaataacaaataaaaaaggaaaagaaaaaagaaaaaaaggaaaacaagaaattaaaaaggaaaaaagaaaaagaaataacgaaGGGTTACATTGGACATTTCACCTGAGGTCAACTCTTAATTTAACGCGAGAGAGACCTATTGAAGGGAAATTGTGAGGTcagggagtttttagattaaatttgaatgtcagagactgaaacgatgagagggacaaagtacagggactaaacataatttaatcctaAATTAAATTTGCTAAATTAAATTTGCACATATAACAGAAATTTTGGTAGTCAATCCTTTTATtttggaaaaaaattaaaagaattcttTAATCAAAACTATAGTATCATGTTAAGTATTTCGTCATTAAGAAAAATTTATTGAACACGTCCCATAATCACAattggtgctattcacacaccctttttctctattcacacaccatctttatttttctattactttaattcaattttcttttaaaaattaccctaactacccttccttataattatgtttctttttcttttttctatttggcaagttaATTATTCTCAAATCTTAAACCCTTATTTTCCCGCAAACACAGAGGACATTAAAACTCTTTTCGattccctcttttctttttcatcaaaagCTTCTCTAACAtagtcattctatctctctaTTATGATATTTTGAAGTTTAAACAAGAAACTTTTGACCCATCTTTTGAGAAAAATTTTACATTTGATTTGCAATGGagtcatggaaaaaaaaatgagttcagtgatcattcgagcccctttgaatccattattcctggtaagattctaactgaaattatttggtgtTTTCGAATCCATTGAGCAACTATAGAACTTTACAACAGGCTAATAATGATGACCTTATGATTATAAATATGATTTGTTCTACTATATTATGCTAGTAGAACATAATTTTTTCCTGACACGAAGATTGCAACTCATTGCATTGAATATTATGTAGagcatctccaaattttgtgtacattATCAGCTGCAATGTGGAAGCTTGTGGCTGAAGTGGATAAAACGCTGAttccatatatattttttttttcaatttgaggATGATGCACCTAGATTAAGAgtcataaacaaacaagcattgaGTTTAGTACTTTGCAAAGTATGAGAACAAACTTTACAATTTGGATTTAGTTGGGTGAAGGTGATTACCAGGGAAGCATATTCTTTATCTAATAATAAAGGTCTTTCTACTTAATAAATGTATTATTcttccttcatttataggtaaaaaaaattgaattattgtataatgatgtttgattcatgattgaattgccaaatagaaaaaagaaaaagatttacaagggagggtagttagggtaatttataaaaatgattgaattaaagtaatagaaaattagaatgggtgtgtgaatagagaaaaagggTCTGTGAATAGCAACACCcttatatattcaacaacaaaaaaaacaaaattcatttTAACACCAAAAAATgtagaaattaataacaaaccaaatatagagaaaaatatagagatagaagagagaaacagagtatggaggaggtagaagtgtgtatttcattctcattagacccctttatataggagtaatgtttacatcataaggacataactaatgaatatttatagcggacaaccacatttatataatatttataacactcccccttggatgtccaccactaaatgatatggtgttggacgcgcttaatgttgcctcgtcaaaaaccttgtcaggtaacaaaaaacccagtgggacaaaaacaaccctggtcgaaggagaaaaagagtacaacgcgcatatgtcctaggtagcataattttgaatgctccccctgattgttgcaagcttcaatcatgtatgttataaaatacatgcaccatatatattagatatggtgtgtcgataacataggtgagaccatgtgtgccttgcataaaggggactcatcatgaattgcaattcctgcaaaagttagggcattaccaataaaactatgatgtTTTTAATGAATCTTACCTAACATGATAAGAgtagaaccaatttcatatgctcaaattataaataaagatattagttaaagaataacaatataaatgaacaacaattgacacatttacctttattCAATAttccgagcattgaaatttatGTATGACAtacttagccataaatatcaatttgtgtaattgataatttcatatgggctcaatatgagctctagataaattcataacttcgtgaaagttagaatatgttgcaacattatgagtatgattcgaattcgatttcttagtcttgtcatagtactcattgaggcaataagtcactttgaccataattgaatgagtatgtatgagctttagacttttgattccatgagtgagctttaagctcattcattcatggacttgcctttggcaatatgaatcggtcaaggatttgattaagcaatatgcatgcttataatgacacatttggggatttgcttttagcaattttcctttaagatcttcatattagccaagaacaacatgccataagtctctcgtcaatataatagctatatgtaacactgtacttatagaaaagctgtcgcttggagaagaatgctcatgtctctataaagagaattgtgtcatagtgatttcaattcactttagtacaccctcttgtattttaggggttataaagtcaaaatatatcatcacgtttacaatattcaaatgcattggaattgcctctttccaatttggccaatattaTAATTTGTTGACGTACACATCGAAACGTGGTATAGTATACAGCCCCTGATGATTTTCAGTATCGCTACTAtagatgagatatcatcaaaTTTCGATCTCACACattcatatatgcatgcattagctataataagctttgtTGATATCAAGTACCCTTGCCTCTTTTAGGGCATTTGTTGTCTCtcaaggacaaattaattaaagaatgtggatctttgtataacctcatgAAAAGTGTTGTAGGGCTTGTATAATATTCCCTTATAGGGAGCTTGAAACATTGGACTTGGTGgctatatttcacataaattcaCGCCATTACAATAGCGTTTCCTCCCCCTAATGGCGGGAAGACTATCTAGTTTGACCATTCGCAAAATATGCGTGCAAAAAATTGGATTTATGATATCCACTGGGGATAGCGAGCGCAAACCAAATTTTAGGTAAAAAAGATAACGAATTAAgatttttctcaaaattaaaatgagacaTGGTGGATAGATATTACACACCAATGCATGTCGTTTTTCATAAACGATATTGATTGtcctattaaagtgacaactcgcaaatatgcgataaattataatttccATGTTAGGATGGTTTGCAACTGTTGTTGTATTATACAACAATGTAGAGTATGTATATAGATGAGTCTACATGACATAGTAATGACACATTAGTCACgccaaaataaattaatttggCTCAATGAAAATTTTAGTTCATGATACAGTATACTGTAGTATACTtatagttgattaatacaacttaatttaggtgaaaatttcatcaccaaataTATGCAATGATATTCCACATAGGTAATATAATACGAGCTCAGTTGGAGCTggccatcaatcaagatctgcagctcttgagatgattgttaccttagcttttttaagcatcaattgtgaaaaactatcaacaattgcaatggatcatgtccatagttgcattatatgcattgataggagcattttaatgtgacgttttaactgcatttccctacatttttctgcgccatttccttgaaaaatccctgttttgggaagtttccattctttgattgggaaagttccttattgtagaaagtttccatttttgtagttttcatttctcatttttagcaagtttccacttttcagtttaggaaagtttctatttttcatttttagtaagtttctattttcatttttttagaaagtttctattttaagtatagtttctattttcaggacctccgagctagaaagtggaaatgaacgcacgaatggaaagaggagcttgcgaacatcaagacgagcAAATGTGAGAGGAAacggcccacacatttgagcagaaatgaagaaataagctttcctagtccaaccaggaaatcctacgaaatggaggaaagcttccctagcaagtttctaacgcaaccatgaaaaagaaatggaaaaataatgtgttttgcgttggaaaatgagaaggcttgaagatgaagcaacgaagcccaagaactcttcggattttcggcaaattggatcaaggcccatcaaagcccaaaccattagggtttgtgacgcaaaccctaacccttaaagatgttttgccgtgaatttgcaagagagaaacaaggaagaggcgtccaaaaatcagaaataaaaaggagattttctagggagattttctaggtttatttttatggaaataaatcaagagataaaccctagaagaatcctagccgtccaagccaagaggaaaacaagggaatgccgtgcaaaccctaagGAATTCGGCCAAAGATAATGAAGAAAGaagctagggttttgccgtgaggaaaaatcagaaaaacaaagagatttcgtggagatttcttagggagcttttaaaggaaagagaatatttgttgaacacaaaaagctctcaaaggattctaggttcgtccccctttgttctctaaatatattgttgccgaaattgttgaaagaaatcagaaattatctatgtatttcggcaagaattatttagggaataaatattggaattttgtgattggttgcaccacttcatagggcttatgtggcaagaattcattggaggaaattatgtggaggaagcaagcaatagccgtgagcttttctagggttttggacggcatgaagacctaggggccgtcccctatatattcctctcttctctcaacgtcaaggagttgcTAGTTGCATTCTTTACGTTcatacactttagaaaaaaatcagaaaactctatagcctagccgtgctcctctccatcctctagggcaaccacgaagtgcaagcaaggccaaggaagaagaagacaagccgtgaacaccatccatcctccaccttgaagattgctttcgaaattcaagagaccacatcatcacttcatccatctcatcttcatcacggtgtaatccgattatccttgtaactttgtttgtattttcgttggtttgccttagttgacacatatgtatgaacaagttttgttttctgaaattttatgattaattgttaattttcagattcatatattgtgatttatggttgcttttgtgtaagtgtttgattgaatttgcatgatagaaatcgtttgtatgataatcttgaatggttcgaaacatttagggtttttatgtgaatgttgctacgaatttgagaacatgaatcaactttttggttttgtgttcttgaatcaataagtagtaaaggttttgtacaaaaaccgaatttaatcaaaggagattgcaattaggtgaactttttcatactaagttgcacatttgaattgataacctttctagatgcttaatgcgttaaacatgtgtgattgactagctttctagggcttgaatgcatgtttgataggattaatttaggtgctttcacttaggttaattagtattgaaagtaaaatatgggaaattgtttgcttagaacgtttcacatgatcaattcctcttgcatgactatgatgaacaatgatgaacttgaattaactttgattatatgtttcgatttgatccttgttcttgcattccatttgtatttttatgtttttgcattttaattgttttctttacttagtttaatttccgaaaaccaaaaaccaaaaatcccccctttttcgtaaatatgtatatactttgttatattttgtaaatattatactttgttttaattttaattgtttaattgtttgacaatgacaggtgtaccctcaatccccggaatagaacgatccctatttactttatactactaatgacatttcagggttaaattggtcgccccaaaagcgacaccaatttttgtgcatgcaagacaactatgtttgtcattatatttatcatgaacattcatggttcaaatggaatttattaatgaacacgTTGTTCAAATTATTGTTTGACACTAAAAACgaatgtcaaaattatatatTCAAATTTGAGTCTGGGACAGTTGTCCATATGGGTATAAGCATATATTCCAATAATAATAGATTTAGAGACCATAGCCCTTATACTCAAAACATTTGAtttgagtcttcacaattagaagcatgttctaaaagtggagtgaacagatattcacatgtactcataaagagaagtGACAAAGGTCCTGACATATTTGGAGattaagaa is a window from the Rosa chinensis cultivar Old Blush chromosome 2, RchiOBHm-V2, whole genome shotgun sequence genome containing:
- the LOC112188885 gene encoding E3 ubiquitin-protein ligase RMA1H1, which gives rise to MAPHGFIISMKFNNKSILPRRDMFCLSIYIATPLPLSYHPFHSPFFVLLKPLVLCVPPLKLQSSYYAFTNKTHFSTLADLSNSRIHLPQSIKMATEQYFEDAVVQSNSIGDDKCSFGKWNPVSEVSESENKSCGNFDCSICLDSVHDPVVTLCGHLYCWPCIYKWIQFQTPSSESQENQKQPQCPVCKTEVSESSLVPLYGRGQTTKPTKPSKGKAPNIGIVIPKRPLAPCGVDTPRTPSTSPYGTQQLHHRINPYQSQLSSTQGGSYAAAALPMHGPGDTATQVLNPTVGLFGEMVYARVFGNSITNVYTYPNSYNLAGSASPRVRRHVLQADKSLNRMCFFLFCCFMLCLILF